From a single Desulfosalsimonas propionicica genomic region:
- a CDS encoding lactate utilization protein, which yields MTDSQYQAWLWEKLGHQTLENLKKHGFAGHFVNNADEARDLILELVKDYESFGFGGSATARAIDLPNALGTQGKTVYDHWESSAEESDLSLRLKQGRCDCFICSANAISATGEIVNVDGVGNRTNAMTFGCPKVIIVAGMNKVAVDLDGALRRIREVAAPMRAKSLNMSTPCAETGICTDCNSAQRICRITAILHRKPMMTDVTVVLVNQSLGF from the coding sequence ATGACCGATTCACAATACCAGGCCTGGCTTTGGGAAAAGCTGGGCCATCAAACCCTGGAAAATCTCAAAAAACATGGATTTGCCGGTCACTTTGTCAACAATGCAGACGAGGCCCGGGACTTGATCCTTGAACTGGTCAAGGATTATGAAAGCTTTGGTTTTGGCGGATCAGCCACGGCCCGGGCCATAGATCTTCCCAATGCCCTGGGCACGCAGGGCAAAACCGTCTACGACCATTGGGAGTCGTCTGCCGAGGAATCAGACCTGTCGCTTCGCCTGAAACAAGGCCGCTGCGACTGCTTTATCTGTAGCGCAAACGCCATTTCCGCCACCGGGGAGATTGTCAATGTGGACGGCGTCGGCAACCGGACCAATGCCATGACATTCGGATGCCCCAAGGTGATTATCGTAGCGGGCATGAACAAGGTAGCCGTGGACCTTGACGGGGCGTTGCGCCGGATCCGTGAGGTGGCCGCGCCCATGCGCGCAAAGAGTCTGAACATGAGCACCCCGTGTGCGGAAACCGGCATCTGCACGGACTGCAACTCGGCCCAGCGCATCTGCCGGATCACGGCGATCCTGCACCGCAAGCCAATGATGACCGATGTAACCGTGGTGCTGGTAAACCAGAGCCTGGGATTTTAA